In Zingiber officinale cultivar Zhangliang chromosome 3A, Zo_v1.1, whole genome shotgun sequence, the DNA window aaggtcttggaacatccggtttaataaagtaatctagacctatggatttatttaataaccggatgagtcttatgtatacaagaagtgtgatggaaacgtggtggtatttcttgtattatacgtagataacatttttggtagttggaaacaatatcaaagtgttgtcgaaagtaaaggtatggttgtccaaacaattccatatgaaggacttgggagaatgcatatattcttgggatcaaagtaataagggatcaaaagaaaagaatattttacttattccaagtttcatatatcaaaacaatccttgctcattttaacatgcaagactctaagaaaggttttctaccttttaggcatggaatagctttatctaaagaaatgtctccgaagacatcaaaggaaataaaggacatgaaggcagttccttatgcttcagctatcggaagcctaatgtatgtaatactgtgtacgagactggatatctattttgcctagggcatagttagcaaatatcgaagtaacccaggaccaggacactagactgtcgtaaagcatatattaaagtaccctaaagggattagagattatatgctagtttacaaggcagataatttgatccctgtgggttacacggattttgacttccaatcagatatggacaatagtaagtcgacctcagggttttgtatttactttaggaggtaatgtcataacaatggaggagtattaagcatagatgttttttggactccaccatagaagctgagtatgtggaagcctctaaggtagccataaaagttgtatgactcagaaacttcatgatggacttagatatgatttctggtttgtccaaaaattattacaatttattgtaataatagtggtatagtagcaaactcgaagaaaacataagtccataagacaagtaaacacaattgagcgcaagtaccacccaatacgagacatcgtataatgaggagaagttgttgtcgcctagattgcatcaggtgataacctgtagatcttttcactaaggtccttaaggcaagagcttttgatgggcatgttgaaggttggggaatcaaatgtatgacagcagatatgacagcttagtcttttagtataagtgggagattgttggaatgtatactaaaagcctagtttttgtaaatatttattttgaaatatagaatcacattggtcaaaaatatctatatttatgttaagtgtagttgttcaattaatttatatcgcagataacatggtgtgtggtgtcacacacagaagatcatgttatcagttctttataaattataaacagttgctcacaactaagatggaaaggaacaaatcgtcggtaaagtcgtagtgtgattagggattagtttatcttgactaataaattacactagtacactctaagtgtattgagtatgaccattttaggtaagttctttttatactgactcgaTAAAAGGTTGACAGCTAGAATTCTTCTTCAGGCGGAGTAGTCTATTACAAGATTGACAGCTTATAATTAAAGTagtaaaatagaaaagcaatTCTAGTACAAATGTTGTTCTCTACTACTGAGACTAGGATTCTATCTATAACCTGCTGGGCAGATCTGACCGTTTGTTAACGTGGCAGCTCCAGGCGCctgggtgtggataaaactttatccatgttgCAACGGTTCTTAACAGCTCGCAATGGATCAACCTTATCTGCTCCGGGCATTCTCAACGGCTCGCAATGGGTCAACTTTTTTTGCTCCAGCTGCCCAGACCTCTCCGAGCGCTCGGATTGTGCTGACGCGACCCATTCGAAGCCTCGTCAAGGGAGGCGCCTCTGGCATGCTCCAGagggtccgggtgctcggagcAATTCGGGCGCTCGAAGCATTCGGGCACCTGGAGATGCTCCAGCGCCTGAGCAGTCAGCCTCTGTTGACTGCTCGTTTCTCCTACATTCCGACTTCATTCACTTGAGTGATTTTGGTCATCTGGAATAGGACTTACCCGAATCCATTTTTCGACCTTCTTCTCAAGTAATTTTCCTCTTCGACTTCTCTTCCCTCCGAAACACCGCGCATTTTCTTCTCGTCTGCCAATATATTCTttcgcagcaccttgtccctcggacgcactgagccgaTCGACTGTGTCCCGGGCCAtcattctcgttagctgcgtctttcgcttattttcctatgctcctaagttcctgcacatttagacacaaggtatcaaacatatacagaacctaacttaacttgattgactACATAAAAACTATCTCGGGATACTTACATCATGCCCATGAGAACTAGGAAATTGAGTCACGGAGATCTGACCGATTCTAGGACCGATCGGGTTCATATTAAAAGTTATGCCCATGAGAAATGGAAAACTGAGTCCCGTTGAAAGTGGTCcatttagatatatatatatcttaattTTAACTATAACATCATCTTAACTATCGACCATATATTATCTTCAGGATCAATCATAAAATACTGTATCAATACCCATTGAAGCACTTGGAACAGAATGGAAGAGAATATATATGATTGAACTTGTatgcttattattattttaaaaataataaattaaataaatattttttaaggaaCAAATAGAAGTATTTGTTGGCTTGGCTTTATTGCGATTGGAAGTAACAGAGTTTTTCTATTTTCTCGATGATACCCTGTATTTTGAGCATTGTGACTGCTACGTTGTCATGCACAATTGACTTTGTCTAGTCCATAAAATTTTACCAGAATTCAATTCTAGTCGGCAATGATTAACTAAAACATTAATGTTAAGTCTTCACAGCCTCATGGTCGTTACCTCATAACTGATAACAAAATTTCGAAAAAGATCTACGTTTGAAAGACTGGATTTAAGGTTAAGCTGTCGGGAATGTGTTGTCAAACCTTCCTAGGCCTGCAGGAATGCTTGCGCACCATTAATGTTGCTAACTCGAATGGTGTCTTCAACGTGGCAGCGCGTTCCAACAGCATTAATCTGTGTCTCGATGTGCCTTGTAAGTCGTGCCTAGTAAGTCAAAACCGTACTGGCTCTCTTAGATGGTTATGAACGAGCCACTGTTGAACTATAGTCCGTATTGATCAAAGTCATCTATCATGAGCGCTTAGGATATTCACTGGTCCTACCAGAGAAATGAAGGCCGGGTAGGCTGACTCaattatttcaattaatttttaactgGAGATGAACAATAATAAAAAGTAAGAGTATATGCATGCAATAATtcatcaatttaaattaagtctaTCTGATCGATTCATCCcatcaaataatttaaataaattaaattaaaattttattaacctAAGTTTACAACGAGCTAACCTGCCTAAGCCCCAATCCACGGAGTCGATCCACGATAGATTTGGATTGATCCGCgagttgaaaaatatatataaaataaattttatattaatttattattttttattataattttaaaataaaaataatatttttcatcgaatatgtatacaatttatgttaaaatatttatttctaaacatATTTAAttggtaaaatttttttaaaataaaacattgaagatattaaactttatttaatttttttttaaaaaaaatttgattgcCCCGCGAATTGACTCACCTAGCCCACAACCCGTCTTGGATTGGATTAATTTTCTAATCCATCAAGATGACGAATCAGCTCACCTCGCCTCGCCAAATAACTGGCCCACCACGGGCCAACCCATCTCACCACGGGTTGACCCGTCTGATAGCTCTATATATGTATATTTTCCGTACCTTGATCTATTGATATGAGCTCCTTTTATAATACTGTCTAAATGATATTCTCTCCTCATTAATTAGACATCATGTCAcagtaaaaaaaaacatttcatCGCTTAATCTCTGATATACGGTATTGCCTATACTCTATATGTTGTATGATCATATTGTTCCACATGCTCTGACAATCCTCATACTTATAGCATTTATAGCGTTAGTCAACGAGATAGAGGTATATTGGACCTAAAGGTCAATGCCCATTAAGTAAAAGAAGAATTAGATCAGAGAGATTCATCTGAAGAAGTCGAGGAAAGCTGAGCTTCTAGAGTTGGATTGATGAGATCAGGAGCGTAGCCACCGTAAGGAGAGGGGGTGCGGCTGCCCCCTCtcacattttattaaaaaattatatatatatatataatgtcgaAAATTGAAATTGATCATATATTTAAAAAGTTCATGACCTAAGTTATCCATTGGTACCACTTCTATAAAGAAATATCACGATTTGAAATgttaagtattgaattttaaaaataaaatatataataataaataaatgaacTAAATCGTAGGGCACAAAGTAAGGAAGCTACATTAAAATTGAATACTAAATTCAACGGGTAGATATGGAGATAAGTATTATGTTGGTTTAAATTGGAATTGATTTGAAGTTGAGTTATGACCGAATCAAATTTAATGTTTAAATGAGTTCGAACGATTTAAAAagaattaggatatttttgacgatactttcatttttttttctctccctcttctccctcttctccctgTGCATGTTACATTTCGACCGCGCCCCCGCGggctggatcaaccggttaaggcgtggcatccttgcacaatgagtcgtagggtcgaaggtccacggacgcgcactggatgaataatctgggccgactgtgttaaattccggagacaccacgctttatccgggccagcattcaccgctgatttacctcctcctaggatccctgtggggccaggcctagggggccgctgggcggcgggacccgcctttttaCACAATGTTACATTCCGACCGTACCATATGCCACCCCTTCACCCattctctcttttattttttttcctcttcttccttatttgcttcttctccttctcttctccaacATTAGTAAATCTAtaattttttcctctcctcttctaaaGAACAAGagcttttttcttctcctttcttttctcCAGCAAGTAAAAAATGCATCACCAGTTGCTAGCCTCTTCTAACAACAAGATCAAGCAACCATCAACCCtcctatcttcttcctcttctggtatttttaagaattttattgGCACATCAAAATAGTCATGTTTTGTCTTACCTTGCTCTCTTTGTGTTATTGCCGAGCTCACCGAAACTAATCAAGATTGCTAATGAAGAAAGTAAAATTCTCctttttttacttcttcctctctattttatcttctatatttttttcaaaaacaatgATCTTCTAAGAATTGTAAGTTATTCCTTCCTCgctttatgaatttttaaaagttatccATCCTAATTGAAAATCCTGACTACACCCTTGGATGATATACAATAGAGTTGTGCAGGATATGGTGTTGACGGATCCAAGCCCCTAAAATTGGGTGAATTAACTGGAAGAACTGCAAAAGCTGAACTAATTGAGCGAAACAAATTGTCGAAGGAGCTAAACCTAAGGGTCAAGTGGACCGATGGGAAGAATAAAAAAAACGAAACTAACTGAGCAGAGCAGAGTAAGTTGTCAGAGGAGATAAATCTCTAGAGTCAGGTTTACCGATTGAAAGAACCGGAAAAGAGTAAGTTGTCGGGGAACTAAACCCTGGAGTTAAGTGGACCTATTAGATGGCTCCCTTTCTTGTTTCAGATAGCCCGACTGGGAGGCGATCAGATTGATTTATCCAGAATATTAATCTTCTCAAACTCCCGATTTCCTCTCCGTATCACATACATTATTTCTGCACCATCTTAATCGGTTCTCTGTTAATATCGTTAATTAGGAAAGAAAGTAAATCACGTTATATGTGGGTTATCTTTTAAAATGATGTGTTGTTCTTCTATATATGTATGGAGATTTGATGATTCGCAAACAAAATTAAGGCGACGTCACCACCAGTCAATCTTATGATTATTTCCACTGTCATCGAGCTTACGACATCCAATTATAAGTAAGCAGAGAGCCCTATAACCGTAATGGCTATTTGTGCagcggaagaacagcagcagctcaAAGCTGGGCAACCTTTGGAGTGATGATGCTGACTGCAGCTGTGGATGGTGAAATTAAAACTTGTCGAAGAGAATAGAGGTAGTAGCAAAAGAAGAAAACGAGGTTAAACAATGCTTTCGTTAGAAAAATCTGGGCACTTAAGAGATAGTAGACTCTCAGGCAAAAAAAGCTAAAAAAGATAGATGATCAGATATAATGCAACAATTGATAAATCATCAGGTCATCTTAAGGTGTCATTAGTTTGTGCGATTGGATCTTACCTTGTGTCGTCCTTAAACGATTTGGATTAGCACTACTTCAAAAGCAAGAGAGTTTGGGAGCCTAAAGTTAGGCAACAAAACGTTCAATATCTAGTAGATATGTGATGTGTACATTTAAATTAGAAGAGTGTGTGGTTATATGGTGATATAGGTTATAACGAGCGGATCCAGAAAATGACGTAATAGTCAAAATCAAGATGATATGACGGTCAAAGATAAAATGAATGAGCATTCCATACCTGGTTCTGTCAATTGTTCAGGCTTAGAATTCTCGGATCTTGCCTATGTGACTCCACAGCAGAACGTCCGAATAAGGACAATCGAGCGTGAACTTGATTGAATATAAAGaatttaggattttattttgaaaacaaaaagGTAATATGTTTGGTCAATTAATGGCCAGCCAAATTTAAAGAAAGACAAGTCGGGCAAAGGGTTGGTCGGACTTAGCAACACTTAGCCTTACAAAAATATAAGATCAGCTAAATAGAAGCCGAACGAACATAAACATTCTCTGCGAATACCCGGCCGGACAAAGCCGAGGCAGGCCTAGAGATACTtagcttcatatatatatatatatatataatatacggTCGGTCAAGTAAAGCCCGAACGGACTTAGAGATATGTGGTCTTATAAAACTCTTAATATAAGATCGACTGGCCGAAGACCGATCGAACACAAGGCTTCCCTTGTACACCCGACTGGGTAAAGACCAGACGACTTAAAGACACTTATCCTTATAAAACTCATATCCGCTCAGTCAGGCACAGATTAATCGAGTTTTAGTTACTTAATGTCATCTTGTCTCTAAAATAAAGCTCTAACATACATAATCTACTATGTGATTTCTTGAATGAAGTTTTGTTACACTGTGAGAactatattaaaataaatccctgcAATATTTAACATATGACAAGACAAATTGATACAATGACATGTAATACGATAGGTCTTGCGGACCGATCGAAATATATTCAGCATACAAACAACCGACAACATTTTAATAGTTTGACATAGTTGTTGGGGAATATTCCTTTGGAAAGTCCTTCGGAGTCTATCTGATTTCACATCGGTGATTCATCTATAACAACATCTCCCTCCAACGACTCTagaaaatgtttaagttataAACGACAAAAAGATACATTTGTGGGTACAAATagagatgtaaatgaaccaagcgttcgtgaacaaacttggtgttcggttggtaagagcttgtttatgttcgttcaatatacataagattaattaaataaacaaacttgaacaactcgttaaactaaacaaacaagcttaaacaaATATGTATTCAGCTCGATAACGTTTGTGAATAACCTTCATgaataacgttcatgaacaatgttcatgaataaCGTTTATGAACAATGTTCGctaatcatattcattaataaaactcttttcaatatgctaaataaacaataaaataaaataaaaaatcaataaataaatttaaattatcaagctcaataaccaatcaaacaactaaaagtttcaaacaatcaaacaaacttaaattgagagcttgataacatctaaatgaaccaagcttgaattgagagcttgataacatctaaatgaatcaagcttAAGTCAagattcaaacaagctcaagctcataaaaaataaaccaagccaagcttgaacacttatttcaaaattttggttcattttaagctcggctcaacTTGGCTCCGcttggttatcttatcaaacaagcttgaacactccaAAACTCGGCTctacttgtttacaaccctaggtacaaaaaagattcctcaaAAGCTCTTCGGGAAActacctaacaaactctaacgcaTGAAGCCACCTCATGGTCATGAAGATCgtgagaggtggtataaaaaggagatcCTCTCTGTTGGCAAGGTACACAATTCTCACATCTGAGACCTTCATTCGCACATCTACTACTATTCTTCTTCGACTTGCAAGGAAATTGtattgacttgaacgtcggaagaCCTTGCCAGATATTCCTTCCCTGGTCTTTGATCATTAACGCTTCGTTGGATCGTCTGGTGGTGCGTAGAATAGTTAAGGAGCTTCATCTCAAATCGGAGGATCAACCATTCGTCAACAAACCATTCACCTGAGCCAACGCGCTATCTCCTCAGCCTTCAGACATGATGATTTTGAGGCTAATTTCCATTATAGCAAATTTGTacataaatatgattttaaaaggTAAAAAAGATTATTTGCATCACTTTGGCAATGCGTAGTTATGCAATTGCAAAGTGAAGCCTTAGTGGATCATCATAAGCGATTGTAAGATAGCTTTTGTTGCATATTGTACAAAGATAATAGATCAATAATCATATACATATATCAGTGATTGATAGACAAATTCAATCTAAAAGATTAATATTCTCAGACAATCACAACTGAAGTTCAAAAATCACACAAactatttggagaaaaaaaaatcacCTATGATTAGGTTTTTTACTGTTGCAAATGCCCTCAAGTTCAAAAATTTACTGCTATTGAATCATTAATGGTTTgccaaaattatttgtaataggTTCCCAATTTTTTCATATATCTAAAACttgataattattatttatttaaatatctaGTTGATATTTATTAGGATATTTATTAAAGGATTTAGAAgctattttagaatttaaaatctaTGTAAGTGGAGTTATgttggattttaattttatattttgagtCATCATCTATATGACTTTAGCTAGGCTTGATTTAGGGACCATCTTATTGAGCTATGGTTGAACCAAGCTTGTCTAAATATTGATTTTGGTAAGTTTCAAAGGTGAAGTACTGAGTTTAAAATTTAGCTTGGGATGTTTTTGAGGATCGACCGACATTACCTTCTCCCTCGTGCATGCAAGACCCTCCATAACctaatgcttcttcttcctctatccatcttcttccttgaacCTCATGCATGGTAATCttaattcttcccctctctaagcCTTCTTCCTTCCCTAGGGCCATGATATATATGTAATGTGGTCAACACCACAagattaaatagtttatttcctttttcttatttaattattttgattatAGTATATATATTAAGCAACATATGAGGGCATTGTCAAGTAAACTGTATCTGAACTTTGGCATATCAATATTTGTAGCTTAGAGTAGACACAATAGTTAACAATGATCAGgacattaattaattttaataagcaTTTATAATCCAAAATtgagaaataaaaaagaataacctattcaatttttttaaaaaaatagcttATGAGTTTATGAGTTTGATTCcaatttataaatttgataaaattattatatagTTTCGACTTACTTTTCTTTGAGCCTCTATAAATCATTAAAATCAATTAggctgattttttttatttgccatgttcattaataaacataattctaaaattatatttattattctTAATAGAAACCTTGCTTATAGTATAGTTCCAAACTAAGTTAAACCAAGagcaaattaaatttttttattattttctatagCAAACTGAAATGGTTTCGATTCTCTCCTGGCCATTCATAAGAGTAAATCATCCTAAACACAATCCTTATCATCCCATCAACATATTAATAGATCTTTAAACATACACCTAAACTAATTAACTAAAAAGGAATTCCACCTCTTAAATTACCTTAACTATAAGCTTCATTTTTTTGTTCTATGTACATGTCATACAGCACTCCATTGTATGAATAGTCAATCTTTTCTTGTACACAGTAGTGGTTACTATTTTACGTGCAGATTAAGGTGAAAAAAACTAAAGAAATAATACATCGATGACAAATTAAAACAGTACTTGCAGGAAAAGAAATGCTATATACCATGTAGTCTCTAGTTACTGACTGCAGGATCATAGAAGGTCACTACAAAAATAACCTCATTCCTTACACTCGTGAAAGGCACAAAGCCGAAACTGAATTGACATATGAAGCAATTGACATATATATACAGATAGATGGATATGTctatgttttattttactttttttggTCACTATCTCCCTATGTTTTATCGGAATAGCAAATATAGTGGCAGTCCTTTTCCTTGTTACTTGCTACATTATCACTTATTGCATACACTGTACTCAAGCAATGGGCTCCTGATTCCGATTACAACAATCACTTTCCTACCTCACTTTTTAATGTCCAGACTCATCAATTCATGCACTGCTATCTATAGTTACTTCCTTCATCAACAGgaactaaaaaaaaaatgaaaaaagaaaGCACAAAACGCATATGGAAACAATCTAGCTGAGTTAATCCTTAATTCGATTATCAATTGAGGCAAGCAAAGACACAGTACCATCTCATTAGATACTGTATTAAAAGAGCATATTACAAGAAATAATTAGAGAAGTAAGAAGATATAGCTTCAACTAGTTGAGTTAGTTTAATAGATAGATCTTCTCTGATCAGTTTGAATATTCCGATATCATAAAATAGTAGctaattatataattaaacagCAGCAAATGGTCGATCCAAGTTTCAAATTAAAACCTACTAATGGCATGATGATCGAGAAACTAAATATATATGTGCATCAATATATATAATTGTAGCTAGAGCTTAACATAATTAAGCGATCAACGCATATCGTCGTCGATGTAGATTATGGTGGAAGGGGAGGTTGGTGCTGATTTGGGTGCTCCGGCGGCGGGCGCGGCGGCTTCTTGCGCTTCTTCTTCTCGTAGCTGACACCGCGGGCCTTGGACTGGAGGTCCCGGACCTCGCGGAGGTAGAGACGGACGGCGCGGGCGCCGAAGGGGTTGGTTTCCTGGCGGCCGCCGTTCTCTTCGTAGGCGGCGCGGAGGCGGCCGACGAGGGCGTCGAGGGAGCCCCAGGCCTGGCGGAGCGGGCAGGAGCAGGGCGCCGGAGGGCAGGGGTGGCCGAAGAAAGGGCACGCCGCCACGTGCACCTTCGTCTTCCCGAACTGGTCCAGGTAGCGCATGAACTCCAGCACGTGCGCGCCGCTGCACCGCGCCAGCGACAGCGGCGGCCGGTGGTGCTTCAGGTACTGCCCGAAAGTGTTCCAGTCCCGCCGCTTCTGCGACTCGTACCGGCTCAACGACGGGGGCGACGCCGACGACGCCCCGCTCACGAGGCCGCCTCCGGCCGCCAAGTGCTCCGGCAGGTCCGAGTTGGGGCCCTCATCCGCCTTCGGCATCAACTCCATCGATCGAGAATTTTCTTTATATGCATATAACCAAATAACTAAGCGTTCGGTGCATGGAGTTCGAAATTGGAGGAGAGAGACATGAAGGCGAAAATTAAACGGAATCGATCGtgcata includes these proteins:
- the LOC122052813 gene encoding protein G1-like5; translated protein: MELMPKADEGPNSDLPEHLAAGGGLVSGASSASPPSLSRYESQKRRDWNTFGQYLKHHRPPLSLARCSGAHVLEFMRYLDQFGKTKVHVAACPFFGHPCPPAPCSCPLRQAWGSLDALVGRLRAAYEENGGRQETNPFGARAVRLYLREVRDLQSKARGVSYEKKKRKKPPRPPPEHPNQHQPPLPP